One Streptomyces sp. 840.1 genomic window, GGTCTGCGTCGCCATGGACCTCTCCGCGCCCGACGCCCCGGGCCAGCTGGTCGCTCTGGCGGCGGCCGAGTTCGGCGGGCTCGACCTCCTGGTGAACAACGTCGGCGGGGGCGACTCGGGCGCGGACCCGACGGGCGGGTTCCTCGGCTTCACGGACCAGCAGTGGCACGACACGTTCAACCTGAACTTCATGACGGCCGTCCGCACCACACGGGCCGCCCTGCCCCACCTCACGGAGAGCCGGGGCTCCATCGTCAACATCTCCTCCAACGGGGCCAGGACCCCGCACGCGGGCCCCGTCCCGTACACCACCGCGAAGGCGGCGCTGACGGCGTTCGGCAAGGCGCTGGCCGAGGAGTTCGGCCCGCTGGGCGTGCGCGTCAACACCGTCTCGCCCGGCCCCGTCCGCACCGCCATGTGGGAGAGCCCGGACGGGTACGGGGCCGAGCTGTCCAGGTCGATGGG contains:
- a CDS encoding SDR family oxidoreductase, with product MDLQLTGKTAVVTGASRGIGLATVSALMGEGMRVVGAARTVTPELKETGAVCVAMDLSAPDAPGQLVALAAAEFGGLDLLVNNVGGGDSGADPTGGFLGFTDQQWHDTFNLNFMTAVRTTRAALPHLTESRGSIVNISSNGARTPHAGPVPYTTAKAALTAFGKALAEEFGPLGVRVNTVSPGPVRTAMWESPDGYGAELSRSMGVEHEQLLAGLPAAVGMVTGRLVHPEEVAALVSWLASARAGSITGADHIIDGGSIKTV